In Capsicum annuum cultivar UCD-10X-F1 unplaced genomic scaffold, UCD10Xv1.1 ctg3524, whole genome shotgun sequence, one genomic interval encodes:
- the LOC107879228 gene encoding uncharacterized protein LOC107879228, translating to MAENKTTKYAVVTGGNKGIGFEICRQLASHGVLVILTARNEKRGIEALEKLRGFGLAENLVFQQLDVLDPSGVASLADFVKAKFVRLDILVNNAGIVGVNVDVDALRAKQESSETGEAPVNWNGILTESRELAKECLETNYYGVKRMMEAFIPLLQLSKLPRIVNVSSSMGRLKNLTHEWAKGVLSDGENLTEEKIEEVINQYLKDFKEDSLQAKGWPSCMSAYILSKAAMNAYSRIMAKKRPPIQINCVCPGYVKTGDYGHGILSTEEGAESPVSLALQPDDGPSGLFFDRKEVSSFEIYSTSLANNRPNINGMSLDEKQPCLRRAHNIHQTMAYNFDTKTVDDTDVGVAMAASIPVSLSEDYGTAEYRYAVVTGGNKGIGLEICRQLASHGVLVILTARNEKRGIEALEKLKGFGLAEKLVFQQLDVVDPSSVASLADFVKTKFGRLDILVWLVLQPDDGPSGLFFDRKEFYQTQCTVSYISLLRPKKLDIKNQDLLILSTMAEKTTSTRYAVVTGGNKGIGYETCRQLASKGVVVVLTSRDEKKGIEAIERLKKETNITNNDQILFHQLDVMDPTSISSLVDFIKTKFERLDILVNNAGVGGLMMEGDYVILKDLIERDFVTISTETEEEGDRKIKSIAGIVTNYELTKQCLETNYYGAKRMTEAFIPLLQLSNSPRIVNVAFFLGKLKLLCNVWAKNVLSDANSLTEERVDQVSNEFLKDFTENSVEAKGWPSYFAAYKVSKASLIAYTRVLATKYPNFRINSVCPGFCGTDMTAYTGSLTAEEGAESLVNLALLPNDGPSGAFFYRKEVTSF from the exons ATGGCAGAAAACAAAACCACAAA GTATGCAGTAGTTACAGGGGGAAACAAAGGGATTGGATTCGAAATATGCAGGCAGCTAGCTTCTCATGGAGTATTGGTGATTTTAACTGCTAGAAATGAGAAGAGAGGGATTGAAGCTTTGGAGAAACTCAGAGGATTTGGTTTGGCTGAAAATCTGGTGTTTCAGCAGCTTGATGTATTGGATCCTTCTGGTGTTGCTTCTTTGGCTGATTTTGTCAAGGCAAAATTTGTCAGGCTTGATATCTTG GTGAACAATGCAGGAATAGTTGGAGTCAATGTAGATGTTGATGCCTTAAGAGCTAAACAAGAGTCCAGTGAG ACCGGAGAAGCTCCAGTCAATTGGAACGGCATATTGACAGAGTCCCGCGAGTTGGCAAAGGAGTGTCTTGAAACAAACTATTATGGTGTGAAAAGAATGATGGAAGCATTTATTCCACTCCTCCAGTTATCTAAGTTGCCGAGGATTGTGAACGTTTCTTCCTCCATGGGTAGGCTAAAG AACTTGACACATGAATGGGCTAAAGGAGTATTAAGTGACGGTGAAAACCTCAccgaagaaaaaatagaagaggtGATAAATCAATATTTGAAGGACTTCAAAGAAGATTCACTTCAAGCCAAGGGCTGGCCTTCTTGCATGTCAGCCTACATACTCTCTAAAGCAGCGATGAACGCGTACTCGAGGATCATGGCAAAGAAGCGTCCGCCTATACAGATCAATTGCGTCTGCCCTGGTTATGTGAAAACAGGCGATTACGGTCATGGGATATTGTCTACTGAAGAAGGTGCAGAGAGTCCTGTAAGTCTTGCTCTGCAGCCTGATGATGGTCCTTCTGGTTTGTTCTTTGATCGGAAAGAAGTTTCGTCATTCGAA ATTTACTCGACTTCCCTTGCCAATAACAGGCCTAATATAAATGGCATGTCGCTTGACGAAAAGCAGCCGTGCCTGCGTCGAGCACATAATATTCACc aaactatggCATATAATTTTGATACTAAGACCGTTGATGATACTGATGTTGGTGTTGCTATGGCTGCTTCCATTCCAGTCAGTTTGTCAGAAGATTATGGTACTGCAGAATACAG GTATGCAGTAGTTACAGGGGGAAACAAAGGGATTGGACTTGAAATATGTAGGCAGCTAGCTTCTCATGGAGTGCTGGTGATTTTAACTGCTAGAAATGAGAAGAGAGGGATTGAAGCTTTGGAGAAGCTCAAAGGATTTGGTTTGGCTGAAAAGTTGGTGTTTCAGCAGCTTGATGTAGTGGATCCTTCTAGTGTTGCTTCTTTGGCTGATTTTGTTAAGACAAAATTTGGCAGGCTTGATATCTTGGTATGGCTTGTCCTGCAGCCTGATGATGGCCCTTCTGGTTTATTCTTTGATCGGAAAGAA TTCTACCAAACCCAATGCACTGTTAGTTACATAAGCCTGCTTAGACCAAAAAAGCTGGATATCAAGAATCAAGATCTACTAATCCTTTCAACAATGGCAGAGAAAACCACCAGCACAAG GTATGCAGTAGTGACTGGGGGGAACAAAGGGATAGGATATGAAACATGCAGACAATTAGCAAGCAAAGGTGTAGTGGTTGTGTTGACATCAAGAGATGAAAAGAAAGGCATTGAAGCTATTGAAAGGCTTAAAAAGGAGACAAACATTACTAATAATGATCAAATTTTGTTTCATCAGCTTGATGTTATGGATCCAACTAGTATTTCTTCTCTTGTGGACTTCATCAAGACCAAATTTGAAAGGCTCGATATTCTG GTTAACAACGCAGGGGTTGGTGGATTAATGATGGAAGGAGATTATGTTATACTAAAAGATTTAATAGAAAGAGATTTCGTAACCATTTCTACTGAAACTGAA GAAGAGGGTGATAGGAAGATCAAATCAATTGCAGGTATTGTTACAAATTATGAGTTGACAAAACAATGCCTAGAGACTAACTACTATGGTGCAAAAAGGATGACTGAAGCATTTATCCCTCTCCTTCAGCTCTCTAATTCACCAAGGATTGTTAATGTTGCTTTTTTCTTGGGAAAGTTAAAG CTATTGTGCAACGTATGGGCTAAAAATGTGCTAAGTGATGCTAACAGCCTGACAGAAGAAAGGGTGGATCAAGTGTCGAATGAATTTCTCAAAGATTTTACAGAGAATTCAGTAGAAGCCAAGGGTTGGCCAAGTTACTTCGCGGCTTACAAAGTCTCAAAAGCATCGTTGATTGCCTACACAAGAGTTTTAGCTACCAAATACCCGAATTTTAGGATAAATTCTGTATGCCCTGGCTTTTGCGGTACAGACATGACCGCGTATACTGGGAGCTTAACTGCTGAAGAAGGGGCTGAAAGCTTGGTGAATCTTGCTTTGTTGCCAAACGATGGACCTTCTGGCGCCTTCTTTTACAGAAAGGAGGTCACTTCTTTTTGA
- the LOC107839154 gene encoding 50S ribosomal protein HLP, mitochondrial isoform X1, translating into MATSSSSRLVRAVGRSLFSGLCNNADGLMRSAHEMMCNHLFLQQQRTFIQMRTSLKVVDNSGAKRVACIQALKGKKGARLGDTIVCSVKEAQPGGKVKKGEVHYGVVVRAAMPRGRCDGSEIKFDDNAVVLINKHGDPIGTRVFGPVPHELRKKKHSKILSLAEHLA; encoded by the exons ATGGCTACGTCTTCTTCTTCTCGGTTGGTTCGCG CAGTGGGTCGTTCATTGTTCAGTGGCCTCTGCAATAATGCTGACGGTTTAATGAGATCAGCACACGAGATGATGTGCAATCATTTGTTTCTCCAG CAACAAAGAACTTTCATACAAATGAGGACAAGTTTGAAAGTGGTGGACAATTCAGGTGCAAAGAGAGTGGCGTGCATCCAAGCACTGAAGGGCAAGAAAGGAGCAAGATTAGGCGACACAATAGTTTGCTCAGTAAAGGAAGCTCAGCCAGGCGGGAAGGTGAAGAAAGGAGAAGTGCATTATGGTGTCGTTGTTCGTGCTGCCATGCCAAGAGGCCGTTGTGATGGGAGCGAAATAAAGTTTGACGACAACGCTGTGGTACTTATCAACAAGCATGGTGATCCCATTGGAACCAGAGTTTTTGGTCCAGTGCCCCATGAGTTGAGGAAAAAGAAGCACAGCAAGATTCTTAGTCTTGCAGAGCATCTCGCGTAA
- the LOC107839154 gene encoding 50S ribosomal protein HLP, mitochondrial isoform X2: MATSSSSRLVRVGRSLFSGLCNNADGLMRSAHEMMCNHLFLQQQRTFIQMRTSLKVVDNSGAKRVACIQALKGKKGARLGDTIVCSVKEAQPGGKVKKGEVHYGVVVRAAMPRGRCDGSEIKFDDNAVVLINKHGDPIGTRVFGPVPHELRKKKHSKILSLAEHLA; encoded by the exons ATGGCTACGTCTTCTTCTTCTCGGTTGGTTCGCG TGGGTCGTTCATTGTTCAGTGGCCTCTGCAATAATGCTGACGGTTTAATGAGATCAGCACACGAGATGATGTGCAATCATTTGTTTCTCCAG CAACAAAGAACTTTCATACAAATGAGGACAAGTTTGAAAGTGGTGGACAATTCAGGTGCAAAGAGAGTGGCGTGCATCCAAGCACTGAAGGGCAAGAAAGGAGCAAGATTAGGCGACACAATAGTTTGCTCAGTAAAGGAAGCTCAGCCAGGCGGGAAGGTGAAGAAAGGAGAAGTGCATTATGGTGTCGTTGTTCGTGCTGCCATGCCAAGAGGCCGTTGTGATGGGAGCGAAATAAAGTTTGACGACAACGCTGTGGTACTTATCAACAAGCATGGTGATCCCATTGGAACCAGAGTTTTTGGTCCAGTGCCCCATGAGTTGAGGAAAAAGAAGCACAGCAAGATTCTTAGTCTTGCAGAGCATCTCGCGTAA